In Actinoplanes sp. NBC_00393, a single genomic region encodes these proteins:
- the araA gene encoding L-arabinose isomerase: MTPQIWFLTGSQHLYGPETLQQVADQSAEIQRTLAAGLPSAEIVGKPVLTDSGAIKRLMQEANADPDCIGIIAWMHTFSPAKMWIGGLDALRKPLLHLHTQHNVSLPWESIDMDFMNLNQAAHGDREFGFIQARLGVPRKVVAGHVSDPAIVSRIDAWARAATGLQHLRGLRLARFGDNMRDVAVTEGDKVEAELRFGVSVNTYGVNDLVAVVDQIADAEIDKLVAEYQDAYEIVPALLGDRLDSLRYAARIEAGMRQFLTEGGFGAFTTNFEDLGGLRQLPGLAVQRLMADGYGFGGEGDWKTSVLVATVKAMGAGTGRGTSFMEDYTYHFGPGEPKILGAHMLEVCPSIATARPRAEIHPLGIGGREDPVRLVFDAASGPAVVMGMADMGDRFRLVANEIEVIAPDEPLPNLPVARAVWKPAPSLSTSAECWITAGGPHHTVLTQAVGAETLRDFAEMAQTELLMIDNRTTPADFADRVRWNQAYYRLARPL, encoded by the coding sequence ATGACACCGCAGATCTGGTTCCTCACCGGTAGCCAGCATCTCTACGGCCCGGAGACCCTTCAGCAGGTCGCCGACCAGTCCGCCGAGATCCAGCGGACCCTGGCCGCAGGTCTGCCGTCCGCCGAGATCGTCGGCAAGCCGGTCCTGACCGACTCGGGCGCCATCAAGCGCCTGATGCAGGAGGCCAACGCCGACCCGGACTGCATCGGCATCATCGCCTGGATGCACACGTTCTCCCCGGCCAAGATGTGGATCGGCGGGCTGGACGCGCTGCGCAAGCCGCTGCTGCACCTGCACACCCAGCACAACGTGTCGCTGCCGTGGGAGTCCATCGACATGGACTTCATGAACCTCAACCAGGCCGCGCACGGCGACCGGGAGTTCGGGTTCATCCAGGCCCGGCTCGGCGTGCCGCGCAAGGTGGTCGCCGGGCACGTCTCCGACCCGGCGATCGTGTCCCGGATCGACGCCTGGGCGCGCGCCGCGACCGGCCTGCAGCATCTGCGCGGCCTGCGGCTCGCGCGGTTCGGCGACAACATGCGCGACGTGGCGGTCACCGAGGGCGACAAGGTCGAGGCCGAGCTGCGCTTCGGTGTCTCGGTGAATACGTACGGGGTGAACGACCTCGTCGCGGTCGTGGACCAGATCGCCGACGCCGAGATCGACAAGCTGGTCGCGGAGTACCAGGACGCCTACGAGATCGTGCCCGCCCTGCTCGGCGACCGGCTCGACTCGCTGCGATACGCCGCCCGGATCGAGGCCGGCATGCGGCAGTTCCTCACCGAGGGCGGATTCGGCGCGTTCACCACCAACTTCGAGGACCTCGGCGGGCTGCGCCAGCTGCCCGGCCTGGCCGTGCAGCGGCTGATGGCCGACGGCTACGGCTTCGGCGGCGAGGGCGACTGGAAGACCTCGGTGCTGGTCGCCACGGTGAAGGCGATGGGCGCGGGAACCGGACGCGGCACCTCATTCATGGAGGATTACACCTACCACTTCGGCCCGGGCGAGCCTAAGATCCTCGGCGCGCACATGCTCGAGGTCTGCCCGTCGATCGCGACGGCACGGCCGCGGGCCGAGATCCACCCGTTGGGCATCGGCGGCCGGGAGGACCCGGTCCGCCTGGTGTTCGACGCCGCTTCCGGCCCGGCCGTGGTCATGGGCATGGCCGACATGGGCGACCGGTTCCGGTTGGTGGCCAACGAGATCGAGGTGATCGCGCCGGACGAGCCGCTGCCGAACCTGCCGGTCGCCCGCGCGGTCTGGAAGCCGGCCCCCTCGCTGTCCACGTCCGCGGAGTGCTGGATCACCGCCGGTGGCCCCCACCACACGGTGCTCACCCAGGCTGTCGGCGCGGAAACTTTGCGCGATTTCGCCGAAATGGCGCAAACCGAGCTTCTAATGATCGATAACCGCACCACCCCGGCCGACTTCGCCGACCGGGTGCGCTGGAACCAGGCGTACTACCGCCTGGCCCGGCCTCTGTAG
- the chvE gene encoding multiple monosaccharide ABC transporter substrate-binding protein, with protein sequence MKYPRLAAILTAASLAATMAACGSSEKTTDKEAASGDNAGALVGITMPTRSSERWIADGDNLKKQLEGLGYKVDLQYAEDNIPTQTQQLDNQITKGAKLLIIASIDGTAITTQLENAKANNIPVIAYDRLIRDSPNVDYYATFDNFNVGVQQATSLLTGLKVLNADGSEGTAKGPLNVELFAGSPDDNNATFFFNGAMSVLQPQIDKGTIVVKSGQTKFDTVATLRWDPATAQKRMENLLTSTYKSGTKVDGVLSPYDGISIGILSALKSGGYGTGSQPYPIVTGQDAEVASVKSIVAGEQYSTIYKDTRQLAKVTGEMADAVLKGQTPTTNNNKDYDNGVKVVPSQLLESIIVDKSNYQKELVDSGYYTADQLK encoded by the coding sequence GTGAAATACCCCCGCCTCGCGGCGATTCTGACCGCCGCGTCCCTGGCCGCCACGATGGCTGCCTGCGGCTCGTCGGAGAAGACCACCGACAAGGAGGCCGCCAGCGGCGACAACGCCGGCGCCCTGGTCGGCATCACCATGCCGACCCGGTCCTCGGAGCGGTGGATCGCTGACGGCGACAACCTGAAGAAGCAGCTCGAGGGCCTGGGCTACAAGGTCGACCTGCAGTACGCCGAGGACAACATCCCGACGCAGACCCAGCAGCTGGACAACCAGATCACCAAGGGCGCCAAGCTGCTGATCATCGCCTCGATCGACGGCACCGCGATCACCACCCAGCTGGAGAACGCGAAGGCGAACAACATCCCGGTCATCGCCTACGACCGGCTCATCCGGGACAGCCCGAACGTGGACTACTACGCCACGTTCGACAACTTCAACGTCGGCGTGCAGCAGGCCACCTCGCTGCTGACCGGCCTGAAGGTGCTCAACGCGGACGGCAGCGAGGGCACCGCCAAGGGCCCGCTGAACGTCGAGCTGTTCGCCGGCTCGCCGGACGACAACAACGCCACGTTCTTCTTCAACGGCGCGATGAGCGTTCTGCAGCCGCAGATCGACAAGGGCACCATCGTGGTCAAGAGCGGCCAGACCAAGTTCGACACCGTGGCCACCCTGCGCTGGGACCCGGCCACCGCGCAGAAGCGCATGGAGAACCTGCTGACCTCGACCTACAAGAGCGGCACCAAGGTCGACGGCGTGCTGTCCCCGTACGACGGCATCTCGATCGGTATCCTCTCGGCGCTGAAGTCGGGTGGTTACGGCACCGGTTCGCAGCCGTACCCGATCGTCACCGGCCAGGACGCCGAGGTCGCGTCGGTCAAGTCGATCGTCGCGGGTGAGCAGTACTCCACCATCTACAAGGACACCCGCCAGCTGGCCAAGGTGACCGGCGAGATGGCCGACGCGGTGCTCAAGGGCCAGACCCCCACCACCAACAACAACAAGGACTACGACAACGGCGTGAAGGTCGTCCCGTCGCAGCTCCTCGAGTCGATCATCGTCGACAAGAGCAACTACCAGAAGGAGCTCGTCGACAGCGGCTACTACACGGCCGACCAGTTGAAGTGA
- a CDS encoding DUF2252 domain-containing protein: MEASPTISGPVVFGSLNDEGFTSLRRTAAPRAQRYEIGRSLRDRSPRSDMAHWRAPENRIDPVRQVAASHEGRLEHLIPVRIGRMTASPYAFLRGTAGLMADDFAALPCTGITPVICGDAHLGNFGFYASPERELVFDLNDFDEAHPGPWEWDLRRLVVSVHVAGRQNGFRESACADAVQHCVEEYREQIAHLAEQPLLARSFDQLDVQAMRSAASRASFRDEIERAARRARRRTSDRALPRFTERHDGTARLVEEPPLITRLPAEEREQLAESLDGYLNTLKPHWARILGGYRIVDIAHKVVGVGSVGLRAYVALCEGSSPDDVVFLQLKQARRSVIAKHQHGALAWHRHQGQRVVEYQQALQTVSDPLLGWTTVGTRQYYVRQFRDMKGAILVEDINAGALADYAGICGYLLAKSHARTSGASMIAGYVGSGDKLDESLCRFARAYADQVESDHAELLQAVRRGELPAEPA; this comes from the coding sequence ATGGAAGCGTCACCCACGATCAGCGGACCCGTCGTGTTCGGCAGCCTAAACGACGAGGGCTTCACCTCGCTGCGCCGTACCGCCGCGCCGCGAGCGCAACGTTATGAGATCGGCCGATCGCTGCGCGACCGCTCACCCCGCTCGGACATGGCGCACTGGCGCGCGCCGGAGAACCGCATCGACCCGGTACGCCAGGTCGCCGCCTCCCACGAGGGCCGCCTCGAGCACCTGATCCCGGTCCGGATCGGCCGGATGACCGCCTCGCCGTACGCGTTCCTGCGCGGCACCGCCGGCCTGATGGCCGACGACTTCGCGGCCCTGCCGTGCACCGGCATCACCCCGGTGATCTGCGGCGACGCCCATCTCGGCAACTTCGGCTTCTACGCCTCGCCGGAACGCGAGCTGGTCTTCGACCTCAACGACTTCGACGAGGCGCACCCCGGCCCGTGGGAGTGGGACCTGCGCCGGCTGGTGGTCAGCGTCCACGTCGCCGGCCGGCAGAACGGGTTCCGGGAGAGCGCGTGCGCCGACGCCGTGCAGCACTGCGTCGAGGAGTACCGCGAGCAGATCGCCCACCTGGCCGAGCAGCCGCTGCTGGCCCGCTCGTTCGACCAGCTCGACGTCCAGGCGATGCGCTCGGCCGCCAGCCGGGCCAGTTTCCGCGACGAGATCGAGCGCGCCGCCCGCCGGGCCCGCCGCCGGACCAGTGACCGGGCGCTGCCCCGCTTCACCGAACGGCACGACGGCACCGCCCGCCTGGTCGAGGAGCCGCCGCTGATCACCCGGCTGCCGGCCGAGGAACGTGAACAGCTCGCCGAGTCGCTCGACGGCTACCTGAACACCCTGAAACCGCACTGGGCCCGGATCCTCGGCGGCTACCGGATCGTCGACATCGCACACAAGGTGGTCGGGGTCGGATCGGTGGGGCTGCGGGCGTACGTCGCGCTGTGCGAGGGCAGCAGCCCCGACGATGTGGTGTTCCTGCAGCTCAAGCAGGCCCGCCGGTCGGTCATCGCGAAACATCAGCACGGCGCGCTGGCCTGGCACCGGCATCAGGGGCAGCGGGTGGTGGAGTACCAGCAGGCGCTGCAGACGGTCAGCGACCCGCTGCTCGGCTGGACCACGGTCGGCACCCGGCAGTATTACGTGCGCCAGTTCCGCGACATGAAGGGCGCGATCCTGGTCGAGGACATCAACGCCGGGGCGCTCGCCGACTACGCCGGGATCTGCGGCTACCTGCTCGCCAAGTCGCACGCGCGGACCAGCGGCGCCTCGATGATCGCCGGCTATGTAGGGAGCGGGGACAAGTTGGACGAGTCGTTGTGCCGGTTCGCTCGCGCGTACGCGGATCAGGTGGAGAGCGACCACGCTGAACTGCTGCAAGCCGTGCGCCGCGGCGAACTGCCGGCGGAGCCGGCGTGA
- a CDS encoding pyridoxamine 5'-phosphate oxidase family protein, producing MSGLIPLHSAALLEFWTERHLCTLTTLRADGSPHVVAVGASLDVPGGLARVISSVSSAHVRHIRRGQQRVAICQVDGRRWSTVEGLAVVRDDPGPVAEAERRYAERYRTPRPNPQRVVIEVTITKVLGSASLESSA from the coding sequence GTGAGCGGCCTGATCCCGCTGCACTCCGCAGCGCTCCTCGAGTTCTGGACCGAGCGGCATCTCTGCACCCTGACCACGCTGCGCGCCGACGGCTCGCCGCACGTCGTCGCGGTCGGCGCCTCCCTGGACGTGCCCGGCGGCCTGGCCCGGGTGATCTCCTCGGTGAGCTCGGCCCACGTCCGGCACATCCGGCGGGGCCAGCAGCGGGTCGCCATCTGCCAGGTCGACGGCCGCCGCTGGAGCACCGTGGAGGGCCTCGCCGTGGTCCGCGACGACCCCGGCCCGGTCGCCGAGGCCGAACGGCGCTACGCCGAGCGGTACCGCACCCCCCGCCCGAACCCGCAACGGGTGGTCATCGAGGTCACGATCACCAAGGTTCTGGGCTCGGCATCACTAGAGTCGTCGGCATGA
- a CDS encoding pirin family protein — translation MTQTVDSVLLPGHDVPLGRWTTVRRLLPHKELRMIGAWCFVDHFGPDDVSGRPGMRVPPHPHTGLQTVTWLVDGIIEHRDSLGSHQMIAPGQLNLMTSGHGIAHSEFTPPEHPDGMHGLQLWVALPDSARHGPASFEHHAELPAHRDGAFTVTVVVGRLGELRSPATVHTPLLGAELLTDSAASHTLSLDPGFEHGLLVMSGTATVAGATLETGSLLYLGNDRTSVTVRTDGPARLFLLGGEPFTEPLVMWWNFVGRTHQEIVEARAAWMAGERFGAVTGCQADPLPAPELPTVRLKARDRHGKTY, via the coding sequence ATGACGCAGACCGTGGACAGCGTGCTGCTCCCCGGCCACGACGTGCCGCTCGGCCGCTGGACCACCGTGCGGCGCCTGCTGCCGCACAAGGAACTCCGGATGATCGGCGCGTGGTGCTTCGTCGACCACTTCGGCCCGGACGACGTCAGCGGCCGGCCCGGCATGCGGGTCCCGCCGCACCCGCACACCGGCCTGCAGACGGTCACCTGGCTGGTCGACGGGATCATCGAGCACCGCGACAGCCTCGGCAGCCACCAGATGATCGCGCCCGGCCAGCTCAACCTGATGACCTCCGGGCACGGCATCGCGCACTCCGAGTTCACCCCGCCCGAGCATCCCGACGGCATGCACGGCCTGCAACTCTGGGTCGCCCTGCCGGACAGCGCACGGCACGGCCCGGCGAGCTTCGAGCACCACGCCGAGCTGCCCGCCCACCGGGACGGCGCATTCACCGTCACGGTCGTGGTCGGACGCCTCGGCGAGCTGCGCTCCCCCGCCACGGTGCACACCCCGCTGCTCGGCGCGGAACTGCTCACCGACTCGGCCGCGAGCCACACGCTGAGCCTCGACCCCGGCTTCGAACACGGCCTGCTCGTCATGTCCGGCACCGCCACGGTCGCCGGCGCCACCCTCGAGACCGGCTCACTGCTCTATCTGGGCAACGACCGCACCAGCGTCACGGTCCGGACCGACGGGCCGGCCCGGCTCTTCCTGCTGGGCGGCGAGCCCTTCACCGAACCGCTGGTGATGTGGTGGAACTTCGTCGGCCGTACCCATCAGGAGATCGTCGAGGCCCGCGCGGCGTGGATGGCGGGCGAGCGATTCGGCGCGGTCACCGGCTGCCAGGCCGATCCACTCCCGGCACCAGAACTGCCCACTGTGCGCCTGAAGGCGCGCGACCGGCACGGCAAGACCTATTAG
- a CDS encoding LacI family DNA-binding transcriptional regulator, which yields MTDVARLAGVSHQTVSRVLNDHPNVKEQTRIRVRAAIAELNYRPNRAARALVTGRSQLIGVVARNSTLYGPASMLTEFEQAAADAGFAVSVGSVRELDRSSIASVVDRHLDQRVAGLVVIANVASAAEALAEIPGDVPVVFIDGDPASGRPLVTVDQVAGARAATRHLLDAGHKTVWHVSGPTDWFDSQGRIQGWRQTLEEAGAEVPPLLSADWSAAEGYRAGQMLARMPEVTAIFTANDHLALGILRALHERDRRVPHDVSVVGFDDVPEAAYFIPPLTTVRQAFGDVARAALTLLLGQMREEPDSPDHIVVPPQLVVRQSVGRPS from the coding sequence ATGACCGATGTCGCCCGGCTGGCCGGCGTCTCGCACCAGACCGTCTCCCGGGTCCTCAACGATCATCCCAACGTCAAGGAGCAGACCCGCATCCGGGTCCGGGCCGCCATCGCCGAGCTCAACTACCGGCCCAACCGGGCCGCGCGGGCGCTGGTCACCGGCCGCTCCCAGCTGATCGGCGTGGTCGCCCGCAACAGCACGCTGTACGGGCCGGCCTCGATGCTGACCGAGTTCGAGCAGGCCGCCGCGGACGCCGGGTTCGCCGTCAGCGTCGGCAGCGTGCGCGAGCTCGATCGCTCCTCGATCGCCTCGGTGGTGGACCGGCACCTCGATCAGCGGGTGGCGGGCCTCGTGGTGATCGCCAACGTGGCGTCCGCGGCCGAGGCGCTCGCCGAGATCCCGGGCGACGTGCCGGTGGTCTTCATCGACGGCGACCCGGCCAGCGGCCGGCCGCTGGTGACGGTGGATCAGGTGGCCGGCGCGCGGGCCGCCACCCGGCACCTGCTGGACGCCGGCCACAAGACCGTCTGGCACGTCTCCGGGCCCACCGACTGGTTCGACTCGCAGGGACGCATCCAGGGCTGGCGGCAGACCCTCGAGGAGGCCGGTGCGGAGGTTCCGCCGCTGCTGTCCGCCGACTGGTCGGCCGCGGAAGGCTACCGGGCCGGGCAGATGCTGGCCCGGATGCCGGAGGTCACCGCGATCTTCACGGCGAACGATCACCTGGCGCTGGGGATCCTGCGCGCCCTGCATGAGCGGGATCGTCGGGTTCCGCACGACGTGAGTGTGGTCGGGTTCGACGACGTGCCCGAGGCGGCGTACTTCATTCCGCCGCTGACCACCGTGCGGCAGGCTTTCGGTGACGTCGCCCGGGCCGCGTTGACGCTGCTCCTGGGCCAGATGCGGGAGGAACCGGACAGCCCGGACCACATCGTGGTGCCGCCGCAGCTGGTGGTTCGGCAGAGTGTCGGGCGCCCCTCCTAG
- the mmsA gene encoding multiple monosaccharide ABC transporter ATP-binding protein translates to MTDTILRMSGITKTFPGVKALQDVNLEVRRGEIHSICGENGAGKSTLMKVLSGVYPHGTYEGDIEFEGEPGRFAGIRDSEHRGIVIIHQELALAHNLSIAENIFLGNEQSKRGWIDWNKTNHAADELLRRVGLAESSVTPVVELGVGKQQLVEIAKALSKQVKLLILDEPTAALNDEDSEHLLGLLRGLRDEGITCVIISHKLNEVMSISDRVTILRDGKTIWTEDTADLSEDKIISGMVGRDLEHRYPEHEPTIGEEALRIEDWTVYSPSQPDRALVRKANLTLRRGEIVGLAGLMGAGRTELAMSIFGRSYGVNISGRLIKDGKEIKARTVREAIDHGIAYATEDRKRYGLNLIEDIKRNVSAAALSKLAKGGWVNGNEEFKVADEFRASMNIKAPSVEAVTGKLSGGNQQKVVLSKWIFTDPDVLILDEPTRGIDVGAKYEIYTIINRLADEGKAILVISSELPELLGICDRIYTLSAGRITGEVPRAEATQESLMTLMTKEEQEVAP, encoded by the coding sequence ATGACCGACACGATCCTGCGGATGAGCGGCATCACGAAGACGTTCCCAGGCGTCAAGGCGCTGCAGGACGTCAACCTGGAAGTTCGCAGGGGTGAGATCCACTCGATCTGCGGCGAGAACGGGGCCGGCAAGTCGACCCTGATGAAGGTGCTCTCGGGCGTTTACCCGCACGGCACCTACGAGGGCGACATCGAGTTCGAGGGGGAGCCCGGCAGGTTCGCGGGCATCCGAGACAGTGAGCACCGCGGCATCGTCATCATCCACCAGGAGCTGGCGCTGGCGCACAACCTTTCGATCGCCGAGAACATCTTTCTCGGCAACGAGCAGAGCAAGCGCGGCTGGATCGACTGGAACAAGACGAACCACGCGGCCGACGAGCTGCTGCGCCGGGTCGGCCTGGCGGAGAGCTCGGTCACCCCGGTCGTCGAGCTCGGTGTCGGCAAGCAGCAGCTCGTCGAGATCGCCAAGGCGCTCTCCAAGCAGGTCAAGCTGCTGATCCTGGACGAGCCCACCGCGGCGCTGAACGACGAGGACTCCGAGCACCTGCTGGGCCTGCTGCGCGGGCTGCGGGACGAGGGCATCACCTGCGTGATCATCTCGCACAAGCTCAACGAGGTCATGAGCATCTCGGACCGGGTCACCATCCTGCGCGACGGCAAGACGATCTGGACCGAGGACACCGCCGACCTGAGCGAGGACAAGATCATCTCGGGCATGGTGGGCCGCGACCTCGAGCACCGCTACCCGGAGCACGAGCCGACCATCGGCGAGGAGGCGCTGCGCATCGAGGACTGGACGGTGTACAGCCCGTCCCAGCCGGATCGCGCGCTGGTCCGCAAGGCCAACTTGACCCTGCGTCGCGGCGAGATCGTCGGCCTGGCCGGCCTGATGGGCGCCGGGCGCACCGAGCTCGCGATGAGCATCTTCGGCCGCTCGTACGGCGTGAACATCTCCGGGCGCCTGATCAAGGACGGCAAGGAGATCAAGGCGCGCACCGTGCGGGAGGCGATCGACCACGGCATCGCGTACGCCACCGAGGACCGCAAGCGGTACGGCCTGAACCTGATCGAGGACATCAAGCGCAACGTCTCGGCCGCCGCGCTCAGCAAGCTCGCCAAGGGCGGCTGGGTGAACGGCAACGAGGAGTTCAAGGTCGCCGACGAGTTCCGGGCGAGCATGAACATCAAGGCGCCGAGTGTCGAGGCGGTCACCGGCAAGCTGTCCGGCGGCAACCAGCAGAAGGTCGTGCTGTCCAAGTGGATCTTCACCGATCCGGACGTGCTGATCCTGGACGAGCCGACCCGCGGTATCGACGTCGGCGCGAAGTACGAGATCTACACGATCATCAACCGCCTGGCCGATGAGGGTAAGGCGATCCTGGTCATCAGCTCCGAGCTGCCCGAACTGCTCGGCATCTGTGACCGCATCTACACCCTGTCGGCGGGCCGGATCACCGGCGAGGTGCCGCGCGCCGAGGCCACGCAGGAAAGCCTGATGACCCTGATGACGAAGGAAGAACAGGAGGTCGCGCCGTGA
- a CDS encoding DUF6292 family protein — protein MSHAAYLRAVAAALEAAGIPVADCRADDRAPRDGWIPFDLVRQVRLHGRPVWDHDQAGLGWDEHRGWHLLTVSGRGVRTEKDLEVAAVAAPGTVVSAVARLAGLAVPDAAEPHPDLDPAPGPAFEAALQRYAQFG, from the coding sequence GTGAGCCATGCCGCCTACCTCAGAGCCGTCGCCGCCGCCCTGGAAGCCGCCGGGATCCCGGTCGCCGACTGCCGGGCCGACGACCGGGCGCCGCGCGACGGGTGGATCCCGTTCGACCTCGTCCGGCAGGTGAGGCTGCACGGACGACCGGTCTGGGATCACGACCAGGCCGGGCTCGGATGGGACGAGCACCGGGGATGGCATCTGCTCACGGTTTCCGGACGCGGTGTGCGTACCGAAAAGGACCTTGAAGTTGCGGCGGTCGCCGCGCCCGGCACTGTGGTCAGCGCGGTGGCGCGGCTGGCCGGCCTCGCCGTGCCGGACGCCGCGGAACCGCACCCCGACCTCGACCCGGCCCCGGGACCCGCCTTCGAGGCCGCTTTGCAGCGCTATGCGCAATTCGGTTGA